One window of the Nicotiana tabacum cultivar K326 chromosome 4, ASM71507v2, whole genome shotgun sequence genome contains the following:
- the LOC107779239 gene encoding large ribosomal subunit protein eL33y, whose product MVKGRQGERVRLYVRGTVLGYKRSKSNQYPSTSLIQIEGVNTKEEVDWYLGKRMAYIYKAKTKKNNSHYRCIWGKVCRPHGNSGVVRAKFKSNLPPKSMGSKVRVFMYPSNI is encoded by the exons ATGGTGAAGGGACGCCAAGGAGAGCGCGTCAG ACTCTATGTCAGAGGAACCGTTCTTGGATACAAAAG GTCAAAATCGAACCAGTATCCAAGCACTTCGTTAATTCAGATTGAGGGAGTGAACACTAAGGAAGAAGTGGATTGGTACCTTGGAAAGCGCATGGCGTACATCTACAAGGCTAAGACAAAGAAGAATAACTCTCATTATCGCTGCATTTGGGGTAAGGTTTGTAGGCCTCATGGAAACAGCGGCGTCGTGAGAGCTAAGTTCAAGTCTAACTTGCCACCTAAGTCTATG GGATCTAAGGTTAGGGTTTTCATGTACCCAAGCAATATATAA